The proteins below come from a single Anderseniella sp. Alg231-50 genomic window:
- a CDS encoding ActR/PrrA/RegA family redox response regulator transcription factor — MSENEIDGPKTLLLVDDDRPFLQRLGRAMESRGFDVRMAQSVAEAMGEVKRDPPAYAVVDLRLEDGNGLDVVEALHTVRPEARAVVLTGYGNIATAVSAVKIGAADYLSKPADADAVYGALMAQADARAALPENPMSADRVRWEHIQRVYELCNRNVSETARRLNMHRRTLQRILAKRAPR, encoded by the coding sequence ATGAGTGAAAACGAAATCGACGGACCGAAGACACTTTTGCTGGTGGATGATGATCGTCCGTTTCTGCAGCGGCTTGGCCGGGCAATGGAATCACGCGGCTTTGACGTGCGCATGGCACAGTCTGTCGCGGAAGCCATGGGTGAAGTGAAACGCGATCCCCCTGCCTACGCAGTTGTCGACTTGCGGCTTGAAGACGGCAACGGCCTTGATGTGGTTGAAGCCCTTCATACTGTCCGCCCTGAGGCTCGTGCCGTGGTTCTCACAGGCTACGGCAATATTGCAACCGCGGTGTCTGCGGTGAAAATCGGCGCTGCCGACTACCTGTCCAAGCCAGCCGATGCCGATGCGGTATATGGTGCACTGATGGCCCAGGCGGATGCACGTGCTGCCCTACCGGAAAACCCGATGTCGGCCGACCGGGTGCGTTGGGAGCATATCCAGCGGGTTTATGAATTGTGTAACCGCAATGTTTCCGAGACCGCGCGGCGCCTGAACATGCATCGCCGGACCCTGCAGCGTATTCTCGCAAAGCGCGCCCCGCGCTAG
- a CDS encoding ATP-binding cassette domain-containing protein: MSAISVSQLCKSYDGRQAVNELSFEVQKGETFALLGPNGAGKTTTIEILEGYRKADSGSVSVLGLNPETEGAELKRRTGLVLQTTALEPELTIKETVTAFARLYKDPRDIGAVLVDVNLAHLQGNRVGNLSGGQKRRLEIALGIVGDPELVFLDEPTTGLDPEARRKIWALIQRLNSNGCTIVLSSHYMDEVQALASHMAIMVDGQIAAEGRPLDLQRQHCTHATIRFDADNKLPAGFPAKLAPDTAVYNGHAELVVEDPTPALSTLMSWAQTSGYDLSSISVTRQSLEDIYLQLVSQRQAQPQGDTP; this comes from the coding sequence ATGTCGGCCATTTCCGTCAGTCAGCTCTGCAAGTCCTATGACGGCCGCCAGGCTGTGAATGAACTGTCATTCGAAGTTCAGAAAGGCGAGACATTTGCGCTGCTCGGCCCGAATGGAGCAGGCAAGACCACAACCATTGAAATTCTGGAAGGCTACCGAAAGGCCGACAGCGGCAGTGTCTCCGTTCTTGGTCTGAACCCGGAAACGGAAGGCGCAGAACTGAAGCGCAGAACCGGGCTGGTGCTGCAGACAACAGCGCTGGAACCTGAACTCACCATCAAGGAAACCGTCACCGCTTTTGCCCGGCTGTACAAGGATCCGCGCGACATCGGCGCGGTGCTTGTTGATGTCAACCTGGCGCATCTGCAGGGCAACCGGGTCGGCAATCTTTCGGGTGGCCAGAAGCGGCGGCTGGAAATTGCGCTGGGTATAGTCGGCGACCCGGAACTGGTGTTCCTGGATGAACCGACAACCGGCCTCGACCCGGAAGCACGGCGCAAGATCTGGGCACTGATCCAACGCCTCAACTCTAACGGATGCACGATCGTGCTGTCGTCACACTACATGGACGAGGTGCAGGCCCTGGCCAGCCACATGGCGATCATGGTCGATGGACAGATCGCGGCAGAAGGCCGGCCACTTGATCTGCAGAGGCAGCACTGCACGCACGCCACGATCCGGTTTGATGCAGACAACAAACTGCCGGCCGGCTTCCCGGCCAAGCTGGCCCCTGATACCGCAGTGTACAACGGCCATGCCGAACTCGTGGTGGAAGATCCCACACCTGCGCTAAGCACTCTGATGTCCTGGGCCCAGACCAGCGGATACGATCTCAGTTCGATTTCGGTCACCAGGCAGAGTCTGGAAGATATTTACCTGCAACTGGTGTCACAGCGCCAGGCCCAGCCGCAAGGTGACACGCCATGA
- a CDS encoding ActS/PrrB/RegB family redox-sensitive histidine kinase, with product MSSTVSDVLAGAIGPTSRVVGTFFTHEGLRLRTSIRLRWLAVAGQTFAVLWVYLGMGFALPVWLCIIFIAVSAWVNISLSLSWAVTARLHERYSSLLLAYDIFQLAALLYLTGGLSNPFAFLFIVPVTVSAATLPLPRTVLLAGLAVAVTTFLAVFHLPLPWHPDQPFALPSLYKTGLWAALVCGIIFSTLYVNRVASEARDMANALAATEVALAHEQQLSALDGLAAAAAHELGTPLATIVLVAKELKRELKLDGHHGEDLDLLVSQSERCREILSRLSQRDNQSDAMMQTVRMTALAEEIAEPLNSPDVAVLFDVQPKSDRNGNPLTEPVLMRNTAIKYALVNLMENAVDFAKTRVTVRISWSLEQISLTISDDGTGFSQAVMDRLGDPYVTTRSRFGEDERIRREGHGGMGLGFFIAKTLLERSGAQVNLANRALPETGAVVRIVWPREIVEMEQTGQADL from the coding sequence ATGTCCAGTACGGTCTCTGATGTCCTGGCCGGCGCAATCGGCCCCACCTCGCGTGTCGTCGGCACTTTCTTTACCCATGAGGGCTTGCGGCTGCGCACCTCGATCCGCCTGCGCTGGCTTGCGGTTGCCGGACAGACATTTGCAGTATTGTGGGTGTATCTGGGCATGGGTTTTGCCTTGCCGGTCTGGCTTTGCATCATCTTCATCGCCGTGTCGGCATGGGTAAACATCTCCTTGTCACTCAGCTGGGCTGTGACGGCGCGTCTGCACGAACGCTACTCGTCGCTATTGCTGGCCTATGACATTTTCCAACTGGCCGCATTGCTGTACCTGACAGGCGGACTGTCCAATCCGTTTGCGTTCCTGTTCATTGTGCCGGTTACGGTTTCCGCGGCTACCTTGCCGCTGCCGCGCACTGTCCTGCTGGCCGGACTGGCCGTCGCGGTTACGACTTTCCTCGCGGTTTTTCACCTGCCGCTGCCATGGCATCCCGACCAGCCGTTTGCGCTGCCCAGCCTGTACAAGACCGGCCTGTGGGCCGCGCTGGTCTGCGGCATCATTTTTTCAACCCTGTATGTAAACCGGGTCGCCAGCGAAGCCCGTGACATGGCCAACGCGCTGGCGGCCACCGAGGTTGCCCTCGCCCATGAGCAGCAATTGTCGGCACTGGATGGACTGGCGGCTGCCGCTGCCCATGAACTGGGCACGCCGCTGGCCACCATTGTCCTTGTTGCCAAGGAACTCAAACGCGAACTCAAGCTGGATGGCCATCATGGCGAGGATCTTGACCTGCTCGTGTCGCAGTCCGAACGCTGCCGTGAAATCCTGTCGCGGCTGTCACAACGTGACAACCAGTCCGACGCCATGATGCAGACCGTGCGCATGACCGCACTTGCGGAAGAGATCGCCGAACCGCTCAACTCGCCTGACGTCGCCGTTCTGTTTGACGTGCAGCCCAAGTCGGACCGGAACGGCAACCCGCTGACCGAGCCGGTCCTGATGCGCAACACAGCCATAAAATACGCCCTGGTGAACTTGATGGAGAACGCTGTTGATTTCGCAAAGACCAGGGTGACGGTTCGCATTTCCTGGTCGCTCGAGCAGATCAGCCTGACCATCTCGGACGACGGAACAGGGTTTTCCCAGGCGGTCATGGATCGCCTCGGTGATCCTTATGTTACGACCCGCAGCCGGTTTGGCGAGGATGAACGGATCAGGCGGGAAGGCCATGGCGGCATGGGACTTGGTTTCTTTATCGCCAAAACACTGCTGGAACGCTCCGGAGCCCAGGTCAATCTGGCAAACCGGGCCCTGCCTGAAACCGGAGCGGTGGTTCGCATTGTGTGGCCGCGCGAGATCGTGGAGATGGAGCAAACCGGGCAGGCTGACTTGTGA
- a CDS encoding polyhydroxyalkanoate depolymerase has protein sequence MLYMMYEMNHAAIAPLRMAAKYGHHFWTNSTNPVADTELGRSYAASLGMFERLTRRYGKPEFAITSTEVEGKSCAVQENCVWEKPFCRLLRFDRQFETAPSDAKQHQKILIVAPMSGHYATLLRGTVESMLPHGDVYITDWTDARDVPASQGSFDLDDYIDYVIDIIQHLGENVHVMAVCQPTVPVLAAISLMHQRKEKLLPASMMLMGGPIDTRRNPTEVNKLATERGTDWFKRHVIVRVPFPNAGFMRRVYPGFLQLSGFMTMNMDRHVDAHRELFRHLVEGDEDSAEKQEEFYDEYLSVMDLTAEFYLQTVDRVFVKQALPKGEFTYRDTLIEPASITETALMTIEGEKDDISGIGQSEAAHELCTGLPKKMRDHHLQEKVGHYGVFNGSRFRAHIVPRIVAFMHKHNHKG, from the coding sequence ATGCTTTACATGATGTATGAAATGAACCACGCCGCGATTGCCCCGCTGCGAATGGCCGCAAAATACGGCCACCATTTCTGGACCAATTCGACCAATCCGGTCGCCGACACGGAACTTGGCCGTTCATATGCGGCATCGCTTGGCATGTTCGAGCGTCTGACAAGGCGCTATGGCAAGCCGGAATTCGCCATTACATCGACGGAAGTCGAGGGCAAAAGCTGCGCGGTGCAGGAAAACTGTGTGTGGGAAAAACCGTTCTGCCGGCTGCTGCGCTTTGATCGTCAGTTTGAAACTGCCCCGTCCGACGCCAAGCAACATCAGAAAATACTGATTGTTGCGCCGATGTCCGGACACTACGCGACCCTGCTGCGCGGCACTGTCGAGTCCATGCTGCCGCACGGCGACGTGTACATTACCGACTGGACCGATGCACGCGATGTTCCTGCCTCGCAAGGCAGTTTCGACCTGGATGATTACATCGACTATGTCATCGATATCATCCAGCACCTCGGTGAAAATGTGCATGTCATGGCGGTGTGCCAACCCACCGTCCCGGTGCTGGCAGCGATATCCCTCATGCACCAGCGCAAGGAAAAGCTGCTGCCGGCATCGATGATGCTGATGGGCGGTCCGATCGATACCCGCCGCAATCCAACCGAGGTCAACAAGCTGGCAACCGAGCGCGGCACGGACTGGTTCAAACGGCATGTCATCGTAAGAGTGCCGTTTCCAAATGCCGGATTCATGCGCCGGGTCTATCCCGGCTTCCTGCAGTTGTCGGGTTTCATGACCATGAATATGGACCGCCATGTCGACGCCCATCGCGAGCTGTTCCGACATCTTGTTGAAGGCGATGAGGATTCGGCTGAAAAGCAGGAAGAGTTCTATGACGAGTATTTGTCCGTGATGGACCTGACGGCTGAGTTCTATCTGCAGACGGTGGACAGGGTGTTTGTAAAGCAGGCGCTGCCCAAGGGCGAGTTTACCTATCGCGATACCCTCATAGAGCCTGCCTCGATTACCGAAACCGCCCTGATGACGATTGAGGGGGAAAAAGACGATATCTCCGGTATCGGGCAATCGGAAGCAGCACACGAGCTGTGCACCGGCCTGCCGAAGAAAATGCGCGATCATCACCTGCAGGAAAAGGTCGGCCATTACGGCGTGTTCAATGGATCCCGGTTCCGGGCTCACATCGTGCCGCGTATCGTAGCGTTCATGCACAAGCACAATCACAAAGGCTGA
- a CDS encoding MmcB family DNA repair protein, whose product MSDPVVNPDGRQSATAAAVQRGTGRMLLSAGFASISEVSLANGRRADLIAVNAKGEIWIVEIKSSPADYLSDHKWHDYMAYCDRFYFAIPPDMDRGLVDEAAGLMIADAWGAEIVREASEARLSGARRKAVTLLLARSASMRLQSTIDPNANGL is encoded by the coding sequence ATATCCGATCCTGTTGTCAACCCGGATGGCCGCCAGTCTGCCACAGCGGCGGCTGTGCAGCGTGGCACCGGCAGGATGCTGCTCAGCGCGGGATTTGCCAGCATTTCCGAGGTGTCCCTGGCTAATGGTCGCCGTGCCGACCTGATCGCCGTCAACGCGAAGGGGGAAATCTGGATTGTCGAAATAAAATCCTCGCCGGCGGACTATCTCTCCGACCATAAATGGCATGACTACATGGCGTATTGCGACCGGTTCTACTTCGCCATTCCGCCGGACATGGACCGGGGGCTGGTCGACGAAGCAGCCGGGCTGATGATCGCGGACGCATGGGGCGCGGAAATCGTTCGCGAAGCGTCCGAAGCCAGACTTTCCGGCGCCCGGCGCAAGGCAGTTACGCTGTTGCTGGCGCGCTCGGCATCCATGCGGCTGCAGTCAACAATAGATCCCAACGCCAACGGACTTTAG
- a CDS encoding SCO family protein translates to MIETAPGLEQPWHTHNIVTCCRFAMPACTGMNATMKKSTAILAISCLLLATGIGASALLFAPDTSKTGVVSSGTALVGGPFEATNQDGKRVSDKDFLGKHTLYYFGFTFCPDICPAELQVISAALSEIDGAQDKFNLAFVTIDPARDTPEIMKQYVAHFWPGTIGLTGSNEDIRKMAAAYRVYYTKAGGENADKDSYLMDHSSITYLMGPDGKFVRHFPFGTSAGDIKKALVDITSG, encoded by the coding sequence ATGATCGAAACCGCTCCCGGGCTTGAACAGCCGTGGCACACCCACAACATTGTGACCTGTTGCCGCTTTGCCATGCCGGCCTGCACGGGTATGAATGCCACCATGAAAAAATCGACCGCCATCCTTGCCATTTCCTGCCTGCTTCTGGCCACGGGCATTGGCGCAAGCGCCCTCTTGTTCGCACCGGACACATCGAAGACCGGTGTGGTCAGTTCCGGAACCGCGCTGGTCGGCGGGCCGTTTGAAGCGACCAACCAGGACGGCAAGCGGGTCAGCGACAAGGACTTTCTCGGCAAGCACACGCTGTATTATTTCGGATTCACGTTCTGCCCTGATATCTGCCCGGCTGAATTGCAGGTCATCTCTGCCGCCTTAAGCGAGATCGACGGGGCCCAGGACAAATTCAATCTGGCGTTTGTGACAATTGATCCCGCCCGGGACACGCCGGAAATCATGAAGCAGTATGTGGCCCACTTCTGGCCGGGTACCATTGGTCTGACCGGTTCAAACGAAGACATCCGGAAAATGGCTGCCGCATACCGGGTTTACTATACCAAGGCCGGCGGCGAGAACGCCGACAAGGACAGCTATCTGATGGACCATTCCAGTATCACCTACCTGATGGGCCCGGATGGCAAGTTTGTTCGCCACTTCCCGTTCGGCACCTCTGCAGGTGACATAAAGAAAGCCCTTGTAGACATTACAAGCGGTTGA
- a CDS encoding YgjP-like metallopeptidase domain-containing protein: MPLSPLKRLLTSDPGQPDGPDSLLIDGREVPVRYRGNAQARRIIMRMEKDGQGIVLTVPPGTGAQAAHEFARSQAAWIWQRLASEEQIQQAEILVGRSITIRDTEHVIETASGRGVPVHIRDLPSPRLMVRGDAEHMRRRITDFLKREARSDLQKASRGYADAMQVDFARLSVRDTTSRWGSCSSSGTLSYSWRLIMAPPNVLDYVCAHEVAHIEQMNHGPEFWELVYRHCPHTDFARNWLKREGHTLHKLPI, from the coding sequence ATGCCACTTTCACCCCTGAAACGCCTGCTCACTTCCGATCCCGGCCAGCCGGACGGTCCGGACAGCCTGCTGATCGACGGTCGTGAAGTGCCGGTGCGCTATCGCGGGAATGCACAGGCCAGGCGCATTATCATGCGAATGGAAAAGGACGGACAAGGCATTGTGCTGACCGTGCCGCCGGGAACCGGCGCGCAGGCGGCCCATGAATTTGCCCGCAGTCAGGCTGCCTGGATATGGCAACGGCTCGCTTCCGAGGAGCAGATACAACAGGCCGAGATTCTGGTCGGGCGCAGTATTACCATTCGCGACACCGAGCATGTGATTGAAACCGCAAGCGGGCGCGGCGTGCCGGTTCATATCCGCGACCTGCCATCGCCACGGCTCATGGTCCGCGGTGATGCGGAACACATGCGGCGCCGGATTACCGACTTTCTGAAACGCGAGGCCCGCAGCGACCTGCAGAAGGCATCACGCGGGTATGCCGACGCCATGCAGGTTGACTTCGCACGGCTCAGCGTACGTGACACCACTTCCCGCTGGGGATCGTGTTCAAGTAGCGGAACATTGTCTTACTCGTGGCGCCTGATCATGGCGCCGCCAAATGTGCTGGATTATGTGTGTGCCCACGAGGTCGCCCACATTGAGCAAATGAACCACGGTCCTGAATTCTGGGAACTGGTTTACCGGCACTGCCCGCACACGGATTTTGCCCGAAACTGGCTGAAGCGTGAGGGGCACACCCTGCACAAACTGCCGATATGA
- a CDS encoding ABC transporter permease: MMLVQEAIHQLRLFTRRPAAVFFVVAMPLVLLIVLTQLFGNEKIQGLGLNTAQFYTPALAVFGVVMACFTYLAVSTATARDLGILKRVRGTPMPPWVYICARIMAVSVIAFMSLLLVIATGALAFGVEIIWERAPAAAVVAVTGALCFASLGMMVTALFRSSETVQAASSAAIMPLAFVSDIFVRPSTETSEWVPLIGNLFPLRHFSIAFQRAFDYAYEGNGFALPDADGVVYTILPHMGVMALWGIGAAIIAARFFRWEARAI, from the coding sequence ATGATGCTGGTCCAGGAAGCGATACATCAATTGCGCCTGTTTACCAGACGCCCGGCCGCGGTGTTCTTCGTGGTCGCCATGCCCCTGGTGTTGCTGATTGTCCTGACACAGTTGTTCGGCAATGAGAAAATCCAGGGCCTGGGGCTTAATACGGCACAGTTTTATACGCCGGCCCTGGCGGTCTTCGGTGTTGTGATGGCCTGTTTCACCTATCTGGCGGTATCGACGGCAACGGCGCGCGACCTCGGTATTCTGAAACGTGTACGTGGTACGCCGATGCCGCCGTGGGTATATATCTGTGCCCGGATCATGGCAGTTTCGGTGATCGCTTTCATGTCCCTGCTACTGGTGATTGCAACCGGGGCGCTGGCCTTCGGTGTGGAAATCATCTGGGAACGGGCACCGGCGGCGGCAGTTGTGGCGGTAACCGGTGCGTTGTGCTTTGCATCGCTCGGCATGATGGTCACCGCATTGTTCCGGTCCAGCGAAACGGTTCAGGCGGCCAGCAGCGCGGCAATCATGCCGCTGGCTTTTGTATCGGACATATTCGTGCGTCCAAGCACCGAGACATCCGAATGGGTACCGCTGATCGGCAACCTGTTTCCACTGCGGCATTTTTCCATCGCCTTCCAGCGCGCCTTTGACTACGCCTATGAGGGCAACGGGTTTGCCCTGCCGGATGCAGACGGCGTCGTCTACACAATCCTGCCGCACATGGGCGTCATGGCGTTGTGGGGCATTGGCGCGGCGATCATCGCAGCGCGGTTTTTCCGCTGGGAAGCGCGCGCGATATAG